The following coding sequences lie in one Pseudorca crassidens isolate mPseCra1 chromosome 2, mPseCra1.hap1, whole genome shotgun sequence genomic window:
- the LOC137209213 gene encoding LOW QUALITY PROTEIN: olfactory receptor 10Z1-like (The sequence of the model RefSeq protein was modified relative to this genomic sequence to represent the inferred CDS: inserted 2 bases in 2 codons; substituted 1 base at 1 genomic stop codon) — MSLRMEQTNANFCRGLVFLGSSSFGEQQLLLFALFLSLYLFTLISNVFIITIIRLDSHLHTPMYLFLSFLPFSETCYTLGIIPRMLSSLVRGGQAISYGGCAVQMFFSASWVCTTCFLLAVMGFDRYVAICASLHYASRVGTSFLSGYLFGLGMILVIFHLPXCSSHEIQHFFCDTLPVLSLACGDTGLSELGIXILSLLVLLVSFSFITISYTYILTAILRIPSNEGRKKPFSTCPSHLTVVIVHYGYASFMYLRPKASYPLERDHLIAVTYTVVTPLLNPTVYSLRNRAVHTALRNAFXGRLLGKR; from the exons ATGTCACTCAGAATGGAGCAGACCAATGCAAACTTCTGCAGGGGCTTGGTATTCCTGGGCTCCTCTAGCTTTGGGGAACAGCAGCTCCTGCTCTTCGCATTGTTCCTCTCCCTGTATCTTTTCACCCTGATCAGCAATGTTTTTATTATCACAATCATCAGGCTTGACAGCCATCTGCACACCCCCATgtacctcttcctttccttcttaccTTTCTCTGAGACCTGCTATACCTTGGGCATTATCCCTAGGATGCTTTCCAGCCTGGTCAGGGGTGGGCAGGCCATCTCCTATGGGGGCTGTGCTGTCCAAATGTTCTTCTCTGCTTCATGGGTCTGTACCACCTGCTTCCTCCTGGCTGTCATGGGCTTTGACAGATATGTAGCCATCTGTGCCTCACTACACTATGCCAGCCGGGTTGGCACCTCCTTCTTGAGTGGGTATCTCTTTGGGCTGGGAATGATACTGGTCATTTTCCACCTCC CTTGCAGCTCCCATGAGATCCAGCACTTTTTCTGTGACACGCTGCCCGTGCTGAGCCTGGCCTGTGGAGATACAGGCCTGAGTGAGCTAGGGA CTATCCTCAGCCTGTTGGTCCTCCTGGTctccttctccttcatcactaTCTCCTACACCTACATCCTGACAGCAATCCTGAGGATCCCCTCCAATGAGGGGAGGAAGAAGCCCTTCTCTACTTGCCCCTCGCACCTCACAGTGGTCATTGTTCACTATGGCTATGCCTCCTTCATGTACCTGAGACCAAAAGCCAGTTACCCTCTTGAGCGGGACCACCTTATTGCTGTCACCTATACTGTGGTGACTCCTCTCCTCAATCCCACTGTTTATAGTCTAAGAAATCGGGCTGTGCATACAGCCCTGAGAAATGCTTTCTGAGGGAGATTGCTGGGTAAAAGATGA